The proteins below are encoded in one region of Asticcacaulis excentricus CB 48:
- a CDS encoding ABC-F family ATP-binding cassette domain-containing protein has protein sequence MNARAPLLALKDVRLMDGLNPLFDGVDLALEPRVRACLVGRNGAGKSTLMRLMAGLIEADSGERVVMQGMRYAYVLQEPHPVGDTVLDWVTSDGAEHYTAEAELYTFGLDPATKCASLSGGEKRRAALAKAFAEDPDLIFLDEPTNHLDIFAIEALEDQLRQFKGAALIVSHDRTFLERVTQRCYWLHDRRIMRLDSGYASFEPWSEKIMEEQAESLRRLEKAIERETYTFYRSITARRTRNEGRAARLQAMRAEKMERTKALPRQLEMSIDSGGTSGKLVAELKNISKGFGDKELLKGFSTRILRGDRLAIVGPNGAGKSTLVKLLIGQITPDEGEIRLGTALEVAYLDQGRDTLKGDETLWDALANSGSDQIMVQGQPRHVAAYAKDFLFRENQLRQPVKSLSGGERNRLQLARALASATNLLVLDEPTNDLDMDTLDLLEEMLADYDGTLILVSHDRDFIDRLATSTLALNGKGKAVETPGGWQDFLRQNPDFFEQLSHKAPATKTVAKSATTAASATRMPAKKLSYKDQKRLEDLDKLMPQWQAEIKKLEAALNDPNLYAKDPKRFEATMKALEKARVDLENGEMEWLELEEKKEALGS, from the coding sequence ATGAATGCACGCGCCCCCCTGCTCGCCCTGAAAGACGTTCGCCTGATGGACGGCCTAAATCCGCTATTTGACGGTGTCGATCTCGCGCTGGAGCCGCGCGTGCGGGCGTGTCTGGTTGGGCGCAATGGTGCGGGCAAATCGACCCTGATGCGCCTGATGGCCGGACTGATTGAGGCCGATTCGGGTGAGCGCGTCGTTATGCAGGGTATGCGCTACGCTTATGTACTGCAGGAGCCGCACCCTGTCGGAGATACCGTGCTCGACTGGGTCACCTCGGACGGTGCAGAACACTACACCGCAGAGGCCGAACTTTACACCTTCGGTCTCGACCCGGCGACCAAATGCGCCTCGCTATCGGGCGGAGAAAAACGCCGGGCCGCTCTGGCCAAGGCGTTTGCCGAAGACCCGGACCTGATTTTCCTCGATGAGCCGACCAACCACCTCGATATCTTCGCCATTGAAGCCCTCGAAGATCAGTTGCGTCAGTTCAAAGGCGCGGCCCTGATCGTCAGCCACGACCGCACCTTTCTGGAGCGGGTGACCCAGCGGTGCTACTGGCTGCACGACCGGCGCATTATGCGGCTTGACTCGGGATATGCTTCATTCGAGCCATGGTCAGAAAAGATCATGGAAGAGCAGGCGGAATCACTGCGCCGTCTGGAAAAGGCGATTGAGCGCGAAACCTACACATTTTATCGCTCGATCACCGCGCGGCGCACCCGAAACGAAGGCCGCGCGGCGAGGCTTCAAGCGATGCGCGCTGAAAAGATGGAACGTACCAAAGCCTTGCCACGTCAACTCGAGATGAGCATCGATTCCGGCGGAACGTCGGGCAAGCTTGTGGCCGAACTGAAAAACATCTCCAAGGGATTTGGCGACAAGGAACTGCTGAAGGGCTTCTCTACGCGCATTTTGCGCGGTGACCGGCTGGCCATTGTCGGGCCAAATGGGGCCGGCAAATCAACCCTCGTCAAGCTGCTGATCGGGCAGATTACCCCGGATGAGGGCGAGATCCGTCTTGGAACGGCCCTGGAAGTCGCCTATCTCGATCAGGGGCGCGATACGCTGAAAGGCGACGAAACGCTATGGGACGCGCTGGCAAATTCGGGCTCGGATCAAATCATGGTGCAAGGTCAGCCTCGCCACGTCGCAGCGTATGCCAAGGACTTTCTGTTCCGCGAAAACCAGTTGCGTCAGCCGGTAAAATCGCTGTCGGGCGGTGAGCGCAATCGCCTGCAACTGGCTCGCGCCCTCGCCTCAGCGACCAACCTTCTGGTGCTCGATGAACCGACAAACGACCTCGATATGGACACGCTGGACCTGCTTGAAGAGATGCTGGCCGACTATGACGGCACGCTGATACTGGTCAGCCACGACCGCGACTTTATCGACCGTCTGGCCACCTCGACGCTGGCCTTGAATGGCAAGGGCAAGGCGGTGGAAACGCCCGGCGGCTGGCAGGACTTCCTCAGGCAAAATCCGGACTTTTTCGAACAGCTGAGCCACAAGGCGCCGGCGACAAAGACGGTGGCCAAATCCGCTACAACCGCTGCATCTGCGACTCGGATGCCGGCCAAAAAGCTCAGCTATAAGGATCAGAAGCGCCTCGAAGACCTCGACAAGCTGATGCCGCAATGGCAGGCCGAAATCAAAAAGCTGGAGGCGGCGCTGAACGATCCCAACCTTTATGCCAAAGACCCCAAACGCTTCGAGGCCACCATGAAGGCGCTGGAAAAGGCGCGGGTCGATCTCGAAAACGGCGAAATGGAATGGCTTGAGCTCGAGGAAAAGAAAGAGGCGCTGGGATCGTGA
- a CDS encoding YcgN family cysteine cluster protein, which yields MTQPFWQTKTLYQMTVPEWESLCDGCGLCCLIRLEDEDTGEIIPTRVHCRLFDTGTCACSNYAERHKYVPDCIKLTPHNIEALEWMPASCAYRRLHERKDLPAWHYLVCGDREEVHRRGVSVRGQTISETALEEPEDALDFAAFDLLEDMSNKGE from the coding sequence ATGACCCAACCGTTCTGGCAGACCAAGACCCTTTACCAAATGACCGTTCCCGAATGGGAGTCGCTATGCGACGGCTGTGGTCTGTGCTGTCTGATAAGGCTCGAGGATGAGGATACGGGTGAAATCATCCCCACACGCGTCCATTGCCGCCTTTTTGATACGGGCACCTGCGCCTGCTCCAATTACGCTGAGCGACATAAATACGTTCCCGACTGCATCAAGCTGACGCCGCACAATATCGAAGCTCTGGAATGGATGCCTGCCTCATGTGCCTATCGCCGACTCCATGAGCGCAAAGACCTGCCCGCCTGGCACTATCTCGTTTGTGGCGACCGCGAAGAGGTCCACCGTCGCGGCGTGTCTGTTCGGGGACAGACGATTTCCGAAACCGCGCTCGAAGAGCCTGAAGACGCGCTCGACTTTGCCGCGTTCGACCTTCTTGAAGATATGTCGAATAAGGGTGAATAG